In the Clostridium beijerinckii genome, one interval contains:
- the yunB gene encoding sporulation protein YunB: MQYYTRRKTHKYISFIVLIIVIIVILNITVMFFDQRVMPSVTEIATIMAKSQTLDIINKKSVDILSKDFKYDEMVKIEKDNQGNIILIQADTGKLNYIAAELSTECNKELSDMKNNAIKVPLGWMSDKSAFYNVGPKISVEIEPIGNISTSYESKFESAGINQTRHKIYLNVTAKIRLRLPLRNQDAEVSTQVPVSDTIIVGKIPNTTLGFPTNEQNN; the protein is encoded by the coding sequence ATGCAATATTATACAAGACGAAAAACGCATAAATACATATCATTTATAGTACTTATTATAGTTATTATTGTCATTTTAAACATAACTGTAATGTTTTTTGATCAAAGGGTCATGCCCTCTGTGACAGAAATAGCGACAATAATGGCAAAGTCCCAAACATTAGATATAATAAATAAAAAAAGTGTAGATATTTTATCAAAAGATTTTAAGTATGATGAGATGGTAAAAATTGAAAAAGACAACCAAGGCAATATAATTTTAATTCAAGCGGATACTGGAAAATTGAATTATATAGCAGCTGAATTGTCTACAGAATGTAATAAAGAATTAAGTGATATGAAGAACAATGCAATAAAAGTTCCTTTAGGCTGGATGAGTGATAAAAGTGCCTTTTATAATGTTGGCCCTAAGATAAGTGTTGAGATAGAGCCTATAGGAAATATAAGTACAAGTTATGAATCTAAATTTGAAAGTGCTGGAATTAATCAAACTAGGCATAAGATATACTTAAATGTTACAGCTAAAATCAGGCTTAGACTTCCACTAAGGAATCAAGATGCTGAGGTGAGCACACAAGTTCCGGTTTCAGACACAATCATAGTTGGAAAAATACCAAATACAACTCTTGGATTTCCTACAAATGAACAAAATAATTAG